A genomic region of Oncorhynchus keta strain PuntledgeMale-10-30-2019 unplaced genomic scaffold, Oket_V2 Un_contig_28473_pilon_pilon, whole genome shotgun sequence contains the following coding sequences:
- the LOC127923121 gene encoding uncharacterized protein LOC127923121 isoform X16: protein MGHQVSRLIQMGHQVSRLIQMGHQVSRLIQMGHQVSRCVQMGHQVSRLIQMGHQVSRLIQMGHQVSRCVQMGHQVSRLIQMGHQVSRCVHSHQLCVKVSRSVHSHQVSRSVHSHQVSRSVHSHQVSRSVNSHQVCVKVSRSVHSHQLCVKVSCVSRCAKVL, encoded by the exons atgggtcaccaggtgtctagattaatccagatgggtcaccag gtgtctagattaatccagatgggtcaccaggtgtctagattaatccagatgggtcaccaggtgtctagatgtgtccagatgggtcaccag gtgtctagattaatccagatgggtcaccaggtgtctagattaatccagatgggtcaccag gtgtctagatgtgtccagatgggtcaccag gtgtctagattaatccagatgggtcaccag gtgtctagatgtGTCCACTCTCACCAGCTGTGTGTAAAGGTGTCCAGAAGTGTCCACTCTCACCAGGTGTCCAGAAGTGTCCACTCTCACCAGGTGTCCAGAAGTGTCCACTCTCACCAGGTGTCCAGAAGTGTCAACTCTCACCAGGTGTGTGTAAAGGTGTCCAGAAGTGTCCACTCTCACCAGCTGTGTGTAAAGGTGTCCTGTGTATCCAGGTGTGCTAAGGTGTTGTGA